Proteins from one Bradyrhizobium amphicarpaeae genomic window:
- a CDS encoding LysR family transcriptional regulator, translated as MTYLLPPLNALRAFEAAARHLSFKQAAHELHVTAGAISQQVRLLEERLGVQLFERRTRQIILTSAGETYLAQVRKAFRRLAEATAELKPEGVTSLLHIGLHASFAVDGLRARLAKIRGAHPQLAIRISQPAGLHELREGKVDVVIADRVQRCPGYRCEPLASGFLIGPLGTADCPEIETLRSCLLDHVEREHPTTPNPPLAAGAAGPARRPSKPFLSA; from the coding sequence ATGACGTATCTGCTGCCACCACTCAATGCCCTGCGCGCCTTCGAGGCCGCTGCCCGTCATCTCAGCTTCAAGCAGGCAGCCCACGAACTGCACGTCACGGCCGGTGCGATCAGCCAGCAGGTCCGCCTGCTGGAAGAGCGGCTCGGCGTGCAGCTGTTCGAGCGGCGCACGCGGCAGATCATCCTGACCTCTGCCGGCGAAACCTATCTGGCGCAGGTCCGAAAGGCGTTTCGTCGCCTTGCCGAGGCCACCGCCGAACTCAAGCCCGAGGGCGTCACAAGCCTGCTGCATATCGGGCTCCACGCGAGCTTTGCGGTCGATGGATTGCGGGCGCGACTGGCGAAGATCCGCGGCGCCCATCCCCAACTCGCCATTCGCATCAGCCAGCCGGCGGGGCTGCACGAACTGCGCGAAGGCAAGGTCGACGTCGTGATCGCCGACAGGGTGCAGCGCTGTCCCGGCTACAGATGCGAGCCCCTGGCGAGCGGCTTCCTGATCGGTCCGCTCGGCACCGCCGATTGCCCGGAGATCGAAACCTTGCGGTCCTGCCTGCTTGATCATGTCGAGCGTGAGCACCCGACCACGCCGAACCCGCCGCTGGCCGCCGGGGCGGCAGGCCCGGCACGCAGACCGTCCAAGCCGTTCCTTTCCGCGTGA
- a CDS encoding MFS transporter: protein MPSIENSYSWIRLTASIALSALGCVGMWSLIVALPAVQADFNAPRAEATLPYTLAIIGFMIGGIIVGRLADRFGILPPLAGGTMLMSLGYVLTAFAPSLSVFAMICGVTIGLGGAASFAPLVADASLWFDRHRGLAISLATAGGSLAGVIWPPIVQHAIAAHGWRQTHIGIGLFCLVTMLPLCLVLRRRPPLHIAAREAAHGGGTMQTIGLSPASTQGLLALAGMCCCVAMAMPQVHLVAYCGDLGYGSARGAEMLAVMLGFGVASRLIFGWVLNRIGGLPTLLLGSGMQAMALALYLPFNGLVSLYVVSAIFGLAQGGIVPSYAVIIRELFPAREAGFRVSLAISVTLAGMALGGWMAGAIYDRTGSYASALLNGIAWNLVNMAITAWLLQRRRQCAVGALAPP from the coding sequence ATGCCGTCGATCGAAAATTCCTATTCCTGGATTCGCCTCACCGCCTCCATCGCACTCAGCGCCTTGGGCTGCGTCGGCATGTGGTCGCTGATCGTGGCGCTGCCGGCGGTGCAGGCCGATTTCAACGCGCCGCGCGCCGAGGCGACCCTGCCCTACACGCTCGCCATCATCGGCTTCATGATCGGCGGCATCATTGTCGGGCGCCTCGCGGATCGCTTCGGCATCCTGCCGCCGCTAGCCGGCGGCACGATGCTGATGAGCCTCGGCTATGTCCTCACCGCCTTTGCCCCCAGCCTGTCGGTGTTCGCGATGATCTGCGGCGTGACGATCGGGCTCGGAGGCGCGGCGAGCTTCGCGCCCCTGGTGGCCGACGCCTCGCTGTGGTTCGACAGACACCGAGGCCTTGCCATTTCCCTGGCGACGGCCGGCGGTTCGCTTGCCGGCGTGATCTGGCCACCCATCGTCCAGCATGCCATCGCCGCACATGGCTGGCGACAGACCCATATCGGCATCGGCCTGTTCTGCCTGGTGACGATGCTGCCGCTCTGCCTGGTTCTGCGGCGGCGGCCGCCATTGCACATTGCTGCGCGCGAGGCCGCGCATGGCGGCGGCACGATGCAGACCATCGGCCTGTCACCGGCCAGCACCCAGGGACTGCTCGCTTTGGCCGGCATGTGCTGCTGCGTCGCCATGGCGATGCCGCAGGTCCATCTGGTCGCCTATTGCGGCGATCTCGGCTACGGCTCCGCGCGCGGCGCCGAGATGCTGGCGGTTATGCTCGGCTTTGGGGTGGCGAGCCGTCTGATCTTCGGCTGGGTGTTGAACCGCATCGGCGGCCTGCCGACCTTGCTGCTGGGCTCGGGGATGCAGGCCATGGCACTTGCGCTCTACCTGCCGTTCAACGGGCTGGTCTCACTCTACGTCGTGTCCGCCATCTTCGGGCTGGCGCAGGGCGGCATCGTGCCGAGTTATGCCGTGATCATCCGCGAGCTGTTCCCGGCGCGGGAGGCCGGCTTTCGGGTCAGCCTCGCCATCTCGGTCACGCTTGCCGGCATGGCGCTGGGTGGCTGGATGGCCGGCGCGATCTACGACCGGACCGGCTCCTACGCATCGGCGCTGCTCAACGGCATCGCCTGGAATCTTGTGAACATGGCGATCACAGCCTGGCTGCTGCAGCGCCGGCGCCAATGTGCCGTCGGCGCCCTCGCTCCGCCCTAA
- a CDS encoding zinc-binding dehydrogenase: protein MDIKTAKAAILVESGKPLIVDEFDLPDRLEHGQVLAHVHTSSICGAQINEIDAVKGVDKFLPHLLGHEALATIVETGPGVVSCKQGDTVVMHWRPGKGIQSNTPVYNWRGKRLNAGWVTTFNEYAVVSENRVTPVPATIDRTSAPLLGCAVTTALGVVNNDAQIAIGEAVVVFGVGGVGLNIVQFAAMVGAYPVIAIDRLDNKLAMAKDFGATHTINSEAVKDVAAAIRSITGADGPDKVVETTGVKNLIELAYEITAKKGRCILVGVPREKAEIYTLPLHFEKVLKGSEGGQCQPARDIPRLVRLSDAGKVSYRGIVTHEFALDDVNDALDLMRSGTSGRILLNIS, encoded by the coding sequence ATGGACATCAAGACTGCCAAGGCGGCCATTCTCGTCGAATCCGGCAAGCCGCTGATCGTCGACGAGTTTGATTTGCCCGACAGGCTCGAGCATGGCCAGGTGCTCGCGCACGTGCACACTTCCAGCATCTGCGGCGCGCAGATCAACGAGATCGACGCGGTCAAGGGCGTCGACAAGTTCCTGCCGCATCTGTTGGGGCACGAAGCGCTGGCAACGATCGTCGAAACCGGGCCCGGCGTCGTCTCCTGCAAGCAGGGCGACACCGTCGTCATGCATTGGCGGCCGGGCAAGGGCATCCAGTCCAACACGCCGGTCTATAACTGGCGCGGCAAACGCCTCAATGCCGGTTGGGTCACGACCTTCAACGAATATGCCGTGGTGTCGGAGAACCGCGTCACGCCCGTTCCCGCCACGATCGACCGCACCAGCGCGCCGCTGCTCGGCTGCGCGGTGACGACCGCGCTCGGCGTCGTCAACAACGACGCGCAGATCGCCATCGGCGAAGCCGTCGTCGTGTTCGGCGTCGGCGGCGTCGGGTTGAACATCGTGCAGTTTGCCGCGATGGTCGGCGCCTATCCCGTCATCGCGATCGACCGCCTCGACAACAAGCTGGCGATGGCGAAGGACTTTGGCGCCACCCACACCATCAACTCTGAAGCGGTCAAGGATGTCGCTGCCGCGATTCGGTCCATCACGGGAGCCGACGGACCCGACAAGGTCGTCGAGACCACCGGCGTCAAGAATCTGATCGAGCTCGCCTACGAGATCACGGCGAAGAAGGGCCGCTGCATCCTCGTCGGCGTTCCCCGCGAGAAGGCCGAGATCTACACGCTGCCGCTCCACTTCGAGAAGGTTCTGAAAGGCTCCGAAGGCGGCCAGTGCCAGCCGGCGCGCGACATTCCACGCCTCGTTCGGCTGAGCGACGCCGGCAAGGTGAGCTACCGCGGAATCGTGACTCACGAGTTCGCGCTCGACGACGTCAACGACGCGCTCGACCTGATGCGCAGCGGCACCTCGGGGCGGATCCTGCTGAACATCAGTTAG
- a CDS encoding BA14K family protein, translating to MTMRRTFVALATAGAMFSTAASPVLAAPLPIANPGPDQGLQQVQYRHWHGGHRHGYYGHRRGYGGGAAVLGGLAAGAIIGGAIANSQAQSNAASYCAQRYRSYDPGSGTYLGNDGLRHSCP from the coding sequence ATGACAATGCGCAGAACTTTCGTCGCCCTTGCGACCGCCGGAGCGATGTTCTCGACGGCGGCATCACCGGTGCTTGCGGCGCCGCTGCCGATCGCAAATCCCGGCCCGGACCAAGGCCTGCAGCAGGTTCAGTACCGGCATTGGCACGGAGGACATCGGCACGGCTATTACGGGCATCGTCGCGGTTACGGTGGCGGCGCAGCCGTTCTGGGCGGCCTCGCCGCCGGCGCGATCATCGGCGGCGCAATCGCCAACAGCCAGGCTCAATCCAACGCTGCCTCCTATTGCGCGCAACGCTATCGGTCCTACGATCCAGGCTCAGGGACCTATCTCGGCAATGACGGTCTGCGTCACTCCTGCCCCTGA
- a CDS encoding phytanoyl-CoA dioxygenase family protein, which produces MCNAQDTEQVGLTPRQVQNFIDDGFVKIENAFSTQLAKRCRDELWADIGLSPDHPEHWTQPVVRVGSKASPPFIEAANAPPLNKAYDQLVGEGRWLAPTCLGTFPIRFPSTETSGDDGWHVDMSFGIANPDFMEWRVNVKSSGRALLMLFLFSDVGADDAPTRIRKGSHATIARELLPYGDAGATLRQLSAEGYASTMNCEMTLATGAAGSAYLCHPFLVHTAQSHRGTQPRFMAQPPLLPKGEFDPALPPSPVQIAIRQACGLRF; this is translated from the coding sequence ATGTGCAATGCCCAAGACACCGAACAGGTCGGCCTGACGCCCCGTCAGGTCCAGAACTTCATCGACGACGGTTTCGTCAAAATCGAGAATGCCTTCAGCACCCAGCTTGCGAAGCGATGCAGGGACGAGCTGTGGGCGGATATTGGTCTGTCGCCAGACCACCCCGAACACTGGACTCAACCCGTTGTCAGGGTAGGGTCGAAGGCTTCCCCCCCTTTCATTGAAGCCGCGAACGCGCCACCCCTGAACAAGGCCTACGATCAACTCGTCGGCGAAGGGCGCTGGCTTGCGCCGACATGCCTCGGAACCTTTCCGATCCGCTTCCCGTCAACGGAAACCTCCGGTGATGATGGCTGGCATGTGGACATGAGCTTTGGCATCGCCAATCCGGATTTCATGGAGTGGCGCGTCAATGTGAAGAGCAGCGGTCGCGCGCTGCTGATGCTCTTCCTGTTCTCGGATGTCGGTGCCGACGATGCGCCCACGCGGATCCGAAAAGGCTCGCATGCCACGATAGCGCGGGAGCTGCTGCCCTATGGCGATGCCGGTGCGACGCTCCGGCAGCTCTCGGCCGAGGGCTACGCCTCGACAATGAATTGCGAGATGACACTGGCGACCGGTGCGGCGGGCAGCGCTTATCTGTGCCATCCGTTTCTCGTTCATACCGCGCAATCCCACCGAGGGACACAGCCGCGCTTCATGGCACAGCCTCCGCTGCTGCCGAAGGGCGAGTTTGATCCGGCGCTGCCCCCTTCGCCGGTTCAGATTGCCATCCGGCAGGCTTGCGGACTGAGATTCTAG
- a CDS encoding class I SAM-dependent methyltransferase encodes MGRLLNIVTPLHTATKRDYMGRMNDDKIGCSLKAREYEADYWDGDRRFGYGGYRFIEGRWAPVAKALIETYGLKDGSSVLDVGCGKGFLLYEMQKILPGLKVTGFDISKHGLANAHEQVKPYLFSYRAQDIYPYGDQSFDLVISLGTLHNLRLYELNAALNEIERVGKNKYVMVEGYRTVAELHNLECWALTAESILHTSEWIWLYGKLGYTGDYEFIYFE; translated from the coding sequence ATGGGACGACTGCTGAATATCGTGACGCCGCTGCATACGGCGACTAAGCGCGACTACATGGGGCGCATGAACGACGACAAGATCGGTTGCTCGCTGAAGGCGCGGGAATACGAGGCCGATTATTGGGATGGCGACCGTCGCTTCGGCTATGGCGGCTACCGCTTCATCGAGGGCCGCTGGGCGCCGGTCGCCAAGGCGCTGATCGAGACCTATGGCCTGAAGGACGGCTCCAGCGTGCTCGACGTCGGCTGCGGCAAGGGCTTCCTGCTGTACGAGATGCAGAAGATCCTGCCGGGCCTGAAGGTCACAGGCTTCGATATCTCCAAGCACGGCCTTGCCAACGCGCACGAGCAGGTGAAGCCGTATCTGTTCAGCTATCGCGCCCAGGATATCTATCCCTACGGCGATCAAAGCTTCGATCTCGTGATCTCGCTCGGCACGCTGCACAATCTCCGTCTCTACGAGCTCAATGCCGCGCTGAACGAGATCGAGCGCGTCGGCAAGAACAAATACGTCATGGTCGAGGGCTATCGGACCGTCGCCGAGTTGCACAACCTCGAATGCTGGGCGCTGACTGCGGAGTCCATCCTGCACACGTCGGAATGGATCTGGCTTTACGGCAAGCTCGGCTACACCGGCGATTACGAATTCATCTATTTCGAGTGA
- a CDS encoding glycoside hydrolase family 5 protein — MTASLRRLLVAATLLSISLAPPAFADACVPVPQTVAPARLAALSRGFNADGWINGEVPSRELLQQLRRAGMSHVRLPVPAERVMPRFASKVERDETLAVLDKALKQLTALGYAISVDLHPGERFNRLHKEDPDAALREMQEAWSGLAAIMRAYPADRIFAELLNEPDVDADTWQKQVETLAGFVRKLLPATALIVGPVNWQRADSLPRFRPLDDPDVVYAIHFYDPMVFTHQAHWDAQDPLHDIMDLPYPIDAGDPKVRAIRQDLQARGATKALGMLDTAIAAARDRPGADRWLAPALQWQEQFKRPIIVNEFGVLKAGAPRQSRLRWLAEVTAYARDHCWGWTHWELAQGFGLVDRSTGRPDPDVMRALLGGATRSGRR, encoded by the coding sequence ATGACAGCATCGCTGCGTCGTCTGCTGGTTGCTGCGACGCTCCTGTCGATCTCGCTCGCTCCGCCGGCCTTCGCCGACGCTTGCGTACCCGTTCCGCAGACGGTCGCGCCCGCCAGGCTTGCCGCACTGTCCCGCGGCTTCAATGCGGACGGCTGGATCAACGGCGAGGTGCCGAGCCGCGAATTGCTGCAGCAGCTGCGCCGCGCTGGAATGAGTCACGTCCGGCTGCCGGTGCCGGCCGAGCGCGTGATGCCGCGTTTCGCCTCGAAGGTCGAGCGCGACGAGACGCTGGCCGTGCTCGACAAGGCGCTGAAGCAGCTCACCGCGCTCGGCTACGCCATCTCCGTCGATCTTCATCCCGGCGAGCGCTTCAACCGCCTGCACAAGGAGGATCCGGACGCGGCGCTGCGTGAGATGCAGGAGGCCTGGAGCGGCCTCGCAGCAATCATGCGCGCCTATCCCGCAGATCGCATCTTCGCCGAGCTGCTCAACGAGCCCGATGTCGACGCCGACACATGGCAAAAGCAGGTCGAGACGCTCGCCGGCTTCGTGCGCAAATTGCTGCCTGCCACGGCTCTCATCGTCGGTCCGGTCAACTGGCAGCGGGCGGACTCGCTGCCGCGGTTTCGTCCGCTGGATGACCCCGACGTCGTCTATGCCATCCACTTCTACGATCCCATGGTGTTCACCCATCAGGCCCATTGGGACGCGCAAGATCCGCTGCACGACATCATGGACCTGCCTTATCCGATCGACGCCGGCGATCCCAAGGTTCGGGCGATCCGTCAGGATTTGCAAGCGAGGGGCGCGACCAAGGCGCTCGGGATGCTCGACACTGCAATTGCCGCCGCCAGGGACAGGCCGGGCGCCGATCGCTGGCTCGCGCCCGCGCTGCAATGGCAGGAGCAGTTCAAGCGCCCGATCATCGTCAACGAATTCGGCGTGCTGAAAGCCGGCGCACCGAGACAAAGCCGGTTGCGGTGGCTGGCTGAGGTCACCGCCTACGCCCGCGACCATTGCTGGGGCTGGACGCATTGGGAGCTGGCGCAGGGTTTTGGCCTCGTCGACCGCAGCACCGGCAGACCAGATCCCGACGTGATGCGGGCGCTGCTCGGCGGCGCGACCCGGTCCGGCCGGCGCTGA
- a CDS encoding GumC family protein, producing MAFGSRASPRSIAPTEPAASWEAPRAARTKPDGAAPALIKGSLTVSGALAFLRENGRRILTLALALFALGIIALMVLPVRYAATALVVLDPRELRVTTEQDVLPGIGQDAAALQSQIEIAKSDGFLRPLIEQLKIADDDDIAGGHTDMTRLLEKFRSRLEITRRGLTYVIAISFISNRPERAAYYANAIAAAFVASQGRVRTEATDEAADWLKDRLKALNERLRASEDAVAAFRLEHKILNAGKDSTTQQLRVTDINQQVSAARLRTEEAKARYEQVQRDLKANVEGPVKQDLLSMLRAQRSTLNDQIAQKKAVYGDRHPDLAISYSQLADINRQIEVERKKNIDTAKSEYEAQLEQQKALEKQLKEVETKMLVDGQALVKLQELQRDADANKNIYEQFLSRFKTTNEQRQLQNSQTKIASPAIPPLRSTRPPLALLLAALVIGSLLTSTAAVAVMASMSGEPAPAEAVVHAAEDRQVQARVQQQVQPQVQPQVQPAVAAAARPEAMPRLPVWARIPDLASTTPSATGTVWQRPIATPAELDLGPYLRPLLERIDRVPVRGCKVALVLSVGKSAGGNTVARSLNRAAVNRGMMSVLIRLQGEFAGHEPPVTEWNDGSTTAGLQSIDELLSAGRKADARPEDDIRSEFDLIIVHAGNLALQPDAIALAAHADLIVLVVRAGEHGSAAMRRVTAALSRYEAVPTGLVVNHAPAGSQAPHPEGGALGLAV from the coding sequence ATGGCGTTCGGTAGCCGCGCATCTCCGCGAAGCATCGCCCCGACGGAGCCAGCGGCTTCGTGGGAAGCGCCGCGGGCTGCGCGGACCAAGCCCGACGGCGCCGCGCCGGCGCTGATCAAGGGATCGTTGACCGTCTCCGGAGCACTCGCTTTCCTGCGCGAGAACGGCCGGCGGATTCTGACGCTGGCGCTGGCGTTGTTCGCCCTCGGCATCATCGCCCTGATGGTTCTGCCGGTCCGCTACGCCGCAACGGCCCTGGTCGTGCTCGATCCCCGGGAGCTGCGGGTCACCACGGAGCAGGACGTCTTGCCGGGCATCGGCCAGGACGCGGCGGCGCTTCAGAGCCAGATCGAGATCGCCAAATCGGACGGCTTTCTCCGCCCCCTGATCGAGCAGCTCAAGATCGCCGATGACGATGACATCGCCGGCGGTCATACCGACATGACGCGCCTGCTCGAGAAGTTCCGCAGCCGCCTCGAGATCACGCGGCGCGGGCTGACTTACGTCATCGCGATTTCGTTCATCTCGAATCGCCCTGAGCGGGCCGCCTACTACGCCAACGCCATCGCCGCAGCGTTCGTCGCCAGCCAGGGCCGTGTCCGTACCGAGGCCACCGACGAGGCCGCCGACTGGCTCAAGGATCGGCTGAAGGCGTTGAACGAGCGGCTGCGCGCATCGGAAGACGCCGTCGCCGCCTTCAGGCTCGAGCACAAGATCCTCAACGCCGGCAAGGATTCCACCACGCAGCAATTGCGCGTGACCGACATCAATCAGCAGGTCTCCGCCGCACGCCTGCGCACCGAGGAAGCCAAGGCGCGCTACGAGCAGGTGCAACGCGATCTCAAGGCCAATGTCGAAGGCCCGGTGAAGCAGGACCTTTTGAGCATGCTGCGCGCGCAGCGCTCGACCCTGAACGACCAGATCGCGCAGAAGAAGGCGGTGTACGGCGACCGCCATCCCGATCTCGCGATCTCCTACAGCCAGCTGGCCGATATCAACCGGCAGATCGAGGTCGAGCGGAAGAAGAACATCGACACCGCCAAGTCCGAATATGAAGCCCAGCTGGAGCAGCAGAAGGCGCTGGAAAAGCAGCTGAAAGAGGTCGAGACCAAGATGCTGGTCGACGGTCAGGCGCTGGTGAAGCTGCAGGAGCTGCAGCGCGACGCCGATGCCAACAAGAACATCTACGAGCAGTTCCTGTCGCGGTTCAAGACGACCAACGAGCAGCGTCAGCTGCAGAACTCCCAGACCAAGATCGCCTCGCCCGCCATTCCGCCGCTGCGCTCGACCCGTCCGCCGCTCGCTCTGCTGCTTGCGGCGCTGGTGATCGGCTCGCTGCTGACATCGACCGCTGCGGTCGCGGTGATGGCGAGCATGTCCGGCGAGCCTGCGCCTGCCGAGGCGGTTGTGCACGCGGCTGAGGACCGGCAGGTCCAGGCGCGAGTCCAGCAGCAGGTCCAGCCTCAAGTCCAGCCTCAAGTCCAACCTGCGGTCGCCGCGGCTGCCCGGCCCGAAGCGATGCCGCGGCTTCCTGTCTGGGCCCGTATTCCCGATCTGGCGTCCACGACCCCGTCCGCGACCGGCACCGTCTGGCAACGCCCGATCGCCACCCCGGCCGAGCTCGATCTCGGTCCTTATCTGCGGCCGCTGCTCGAGCGGATCGATCGCGTGCCCGTGCGCGGTTGCAAGGTCGCTCTCGTGCTGTCGGTCGGCAAGAGCGCCGGCGGCAACACCGTTGCGCGCTCGCTGAATCGTGCCGCCGTGAACAGGGGCATGATGAGCGTATTGATCCGGCTGCAGGGGGAGTTCGCAGGTCACGAGCCTCCCGTGACCGAATGGAACGACGGCTCGACCACGGCGGGACTTCAGTCGATCGACGAGCTCCTCAGCGCCGGCCGAAAGGCCGATGCGAGGCCCGAGGATGATATTCGTTCGGAGTTCGACCTGATCATCGTCCATGCTGGCAATCTCGCCTTGCAGCCCGACGCCATCGCTCTGGCTGCGCATGCGGATCTGATCGTGCTGGTGGTGCGCGCCGGCGAGCATGGTTCGGCGGCGATGCGCCGGGTGACCGCGGCGCTATCGCGGTATGAGGCCGTGCCGACGGGGCTCGTGGTCAATCATGCGCCGGCGGGTTCGCAGGCGCCGCATCCCGAGGGCGGCGCATTGGGCCTCGCGGTTTGA
- a CDS encoding tripartite tricarboxylate transporter substrate binding protein — protein sequence MASGGIINDGGVRGKGFAARRKRGLAILACAVVAGLGLTPARAEYPDKIIKIVVPFAAGGGTDIMARTTAQEIQTDLGKPVIIENKPGAGTIIGTQTVATSEPDGYSLLMATFAHAVNPSLYKKLPFDPHQDFAAVSLIARSFNIVVVNPASKINSISDLITEAKANPGKLNFGTFGTGTSAHLAGELFNAMAKVKMTAVPYKGAAPAISDLLGGQIDVMFTTVASAASLVSAGQLRALAVTSAERSAAFPQLPTVAEAGVPGYAAESWYGLYAPTKTPAPVIARLNQAIAKAVQSGAFKKLEANEGLIMVGSAPEELDRYVAREEERWRKLVKDANIEVQ from the coding sequence ATGGCCAGTGGCGGAATCATCAATGACGGCGGCGTTCGCGGGAAGGGCTTTGCTGCCCGGCGCAAGCGAGGTCTTGCCATCCTCGCCTGTGCGGTCGTCGCGGGCCTCGGACTGACGCCGGCGCGCGCCGAATATCCCGACAAGATCATCAAGATCGTGGTGCCCTTCGCAGCCGGCGGCGGGACCGACATCATGGCGCGAACGACAGCTCAGGAAATCCAGACCGATCTCGGCAAGCCCGTCATCATCGAGAACAAGCCGGGCGCCGGGACCATCATCGGGACCCAAACGGTGGCCACCAGCGAGCCCGACGGCTATTCGCTGCTGATGGCGACCTTCGCGCACGCGGTCAACCCGAGCCTGTACAAGAAGCTGCCGTTCGATCCGCACCAGGATTTCGCGGCGGTTTCCCTGATCGCGCGGTCCTTCAACATCGTCGTCGTCAACCCCGCGTCCAAGATCAACTCGATCTCCGACCTGATCACCGAGGCCAAGGCCAATCCGGGCAAGCTCAACTTTGGCACGTTCGGGACCGGCACCTCGGCCCATCTCGCCGGCGAGCTGTTCAACGCGATGGCGAAGGTCAAGATGACGGCGGTGCCCTACAAGGGCGCGGCACCCGCGATCAGCGATCTCCTGGGGGGACAGATCGACGTGATGTTCACCACCGTGGCAAGCGCGGCCTCGCTGGTGTCAGCCGGGCAACTCCGGGCGCTGGCCGTCACATCCGCCGAGCGTTCGGCGGCGTTTCCGCAATTGCCGACCGTCGCCGAGGCCGGGGTTCCCGGCTACGCGGCTGAGTCCTGGTACGGATTGTACGCTCCGACCAAGACGCCGGCGCCGGTGATTGCACGCCTCAATCAGGCGATTGCAAAAGCCGTCCAGTCCGGTGCTTTCAAGAAGCTCGAGGCGAACGAAGGCCTCATCATGGTCGGCAGCGCTCCGGAAGAGCTTGATCGCTATGTCGCCCGGGAGGAAGAGCGCTGGCGCAAGCTGGTCAAGGACGCCAATATCGAGGTGCAATAG